TAGGGTATaaatgagttttaagaaatgtaaaaaatagtgggttagaaaaattagtggaatataaaactcacctttatattgattttataataaaatatgaatggagtgagttagtggaatgtgagtcctacaaTAGGACtcatacttaccatttatgataaaaataaatgtgactcttattgtggaacaaaccaaaatagcaaaatgtgaCTCTGATTATGGGACGGGGTAGTAATTACTTTTAGGTAATTCAcgtgtaaaaaaaattgattggtttatttttaaattattatttttagtttaatgctTGATTGCACAGTAATTTGAAAAACTCATTTGAATAAACTAAACTATAACTCAATTCAATTTAAGTcaaaataaattacaacttGATTCTGGTAGAAAAATTAGCATGTAACAGATTATAAATTATTGTTGCAATCAAgcattaaactaaaaatgaatGCTTTAAAATAACCATTCAATATTTTCTACTCCCCCATCcatgaaagtttgtcccattttttcatttccgtccgtcTTATAAAGTTTgtccatttcactttttaccattttttatagtggaccacatattccactaactcattcatactcatattttattataaaactaatatacaaaagtatgactcacattccactaactttttcaactaacttttcattacatatcttaaaacccgtgtcaggTCAAAGTaagacaatatttgggggacggagagagtaaataatactactacaaatGCATGTTAATTTTCCTATTGTAatgtaataatttaaaaaaggctacaaatatttaaataattcaaatatttagATAACATTACAAAGATTTACattttaagggatggagggtGTATATTTTAGGATTCAGAGTGTTGACGGAGTTTTGCATAATACTCTCCCCATCCtactttaggagtctcatttgaattcaacacaagttttaagaaatgtaaatgaaagttggtgaaaaaaaataatgaaatgtgagtcatattttatatattaattttataataaaatatgagtggaaaaaagttagtggaatatgatgcctattactccatccgtcccacaagaatatgcattctttcctttttagtccgtcccacaagcatatgcattttttaattttgaaaagtcttttctctctaatgaggtgagactcattctccattaacaatactttaattattttttctttctacatctctcttactttatccattttacattaaaactggTGATGTCCCCAAAGTGCATCTTGTTtgaggacggagagagtatcatttattgaataatcCAACAGAAAATTTGGGATacccaaaaatgataaatcgaGACTATGAaaatgggacggaaggagtaactTAAATAAATTTGTATTCACAAAAAAATGCTAGCTCGTAACCCGAAATAAGGATAAATACAATATAGACTTCAAATATTTAAGCAAATACGTGGTGGATATTGTACGTGCTAAACAAAAATGTGCTTATTATAACCAGATGATTAGTTTTAAACTACTTCCTTCGTCTCATTTTAGCAGTCCCGGTttacaattttttaatattCCATTTTAGGAGTTTCGATTGTGATATTCGATAAAAGGTAATAAatcttacattccactaactttttttttcatattttattacaaCACTAATATGCTattataaaagtaggactcacattccacaatcatttttcacaaatttttcttttacattttttgAAATCTATCTCAAATTtaaatgggactcctaaagtgggggagagggagtaatatttaagcAAATACGTCGTAGATATGCATATAGGTTGGGGGGAAATGAATATGTCACATGGATTGCTCATATACACTGAACCCTACCccctaaataaaaaaaaaggaacatGAAGAATCAACAATTATTTACACAAGGCAAGAAGATTGGACACTTATTATTGAAGCGTACTTTCTTCCATGAGTCCAATAGCTTTTTTAGAAGTTAGTTTGGGCATTACCATCATCAGCATATTCTGTTAATGCCAAATCTTGATCATCTTCTGAGAATGCTTCATCACTCACTTCACCTACAAACAACCCTCCTCTTCCTTCCACTTCAGAGCTTCTGCATATGCATGAGTAAGGGTTCTCGTGGAACGAGCCCCGCCCCACTTCAGCCTCACTAGGCTCTCCCATGAAACCAACTTGGACGTCCAAAACACGCGATGAGAACTCCCCCCATCCCATCTTATCCCGATTAAGGAACAATTCGTGTAGCCTTTTCGCGTTGGGACGGATTGTTGGTTTGTGACCAAAATATCTCCTGCTCATTATCAACACAAAGGCTGTAAACTACAACAGTTAAAGAAGCTTAAAAttcttacacacacacacacacatacactacCTTCTTCCAGCAAGGATCTTTGCCATGTTTCCATTGTTATTGGCAACAAAAACATCACTCTCATCACAGACAAAGAAATCCAATGCAGCCAAGCGAGAGGAGTAAGAGTAGAATTGGGCTAATTCTTCCTTGCTGCTGATGCTCTCTTTGGTGTGGAAATTTGGGAACAGAGCTTTCAACGGCGCTAGTGTTTCTTCCCCACCGTATATTTCACCTGAAGCTACGTATAAGTGGACATCTTCTGCAAAACCCAACGCCCTCAGCATCAGCCCGATTTCCTCAGGAGTTAGTAGGCATTTTCCTTGCCTTCTCTCTCTTTCCGGATCCTTTGTCTGCAAAAAAACATGCCAATGTGCTTAGATATCTTTCCTTAGCTTCTCCAAATCAAGACTGCCTAGAAACCGCGACTCACATGTAAGGTTTTCCACCTTTTTCGCAGCGCGCCTAGCTCTTGCATTTCTTTCTCTCCACCACCGTAGTAGCAACCAGAGAATGCCAACATATCCGGTTCGTATCTGCAGTTTTCAGACAAATATTTCaaaccaaacaaagaaaaagagagaaaatgtaGATAAAAGTttgaacatatatatatatatatacctcaaATGCAATGCAACAAATTGGTTGCTTTTCATTCTCATTCTATCAACTAATTTCCTTCCCATTTGAAGAATAGGATCAGCAAACCTGAGAGCATGGTAGTTAACCCTGCACCTCAGTTTCTGTAAGTCTTGATCGAGCCAATTTGACAGCCTGTAATCAAACTTTGTAAGCTTCACAGCCTGCACCAATCAAGTCCAATACACAAAATCATTTCAgattttaattttgaagaatGAAACTGGGGATAGAAAAAGGCATACGCGCTTTTTGTTGAACAGAGGCAAGATGCGCTTGTGGTAGCATCTTGCGTCGCATTTCCTAGGAACCCGAGCATCTCTGACATTCCCTGCCTCTTCGGGTATCTGTTGTACGATCTTGACGTCTTTAGAGAGGTAGGACACGAACCAGTCCACGTTGAAGATGTCCGAGAAGTTGCTGGAATCCTTCCAGAAGGAATCTCGATCGAGCTTAGGCACGACTAGTGTTGCGTTCAAGATGTAGGCAGCAACTACGGCATCTGTTATCTATAGGCGGCCAAATGTCTCAAATTCGAATGCATATTGGCGCcataattaaatcaaaaataaataaagaagaagaaaatatgTATACTCCTGTTCTTTGTTGATTCAGGCCACCACTAGTTTCGATGAGCAGGTATCTATTGGGTTCTGTTTTCATTTCTGCAGCTGCAATATGCAAAGCTCTCTGCATTAACCACCTCATTTAAGCTTCCATTTCAActggaaacaaaaaaaagaatagaAACCTACTTTGAAAGCTACTGCTGGCATTGCTGCAGCCATAAAAGAGATTTGATTCAACTGAACTGAGCAATTCATGGTCTAAGCTTCTTCCGTTTATCTACGAGGTCATAAAATCCAACAGATACTCACTCACAAATGCCTTGGATTAATACAATTTTGAACTGAAAATTGAATGTCTGAATACGATCTACATACTGAGGTGTTTAAGGGGAGGCGGAGGGAAGAGAGGGATGCGCAGAGAAGGAGCAAGCAGCCGCAGGCGGCGGAGAGCAGAGGGAGGAAGCTGTGGAGGCTGCGCTGCCGGCGGCGGCGGATGATGAGATTATTGAAAATGTGCAGTCCGGTCAAATTGTTTCTGTGCCTTTTCTTGTTCATCATTCTGGGAAGCAATGTTTTGtggagaaagaaaataagtgaGCGGACGCAATGTTTATTTGTAGAATTGGTAAGAAAACTACAGAGCAACTGCACAAGGTAGCCATCGTCGGTTAATGACACTGACTATTTTTTCCCTTCAAGTTGCGTCAATATTCTAACTGCAACAAATTTAACCTTAATTACAGAGCTCAATCTCCTCCAAATCCATAATGATTAATGTAAACGGGAATTTGGATTGTTTATACTTTCTCTATTTACCATCGGTTTAATGTGCTTCAAATCcgtttaattaagtaattagtGTCTAAGACAAGCAAAGAGAGGTAGATGTATAGAAATTGAGTGGTAAATTATTTTGCTATGGAGAAAGACGTGGAGGCCAATAAGCCTATATGTCATTGTCTTCTCTATTTTTCAATGACCATATATAGTATGAACTTATTTTTAAAATGGTTATGCTCTAACACTTTCCCAAATTGCaaattttatactcattttatgTCCTAACTTATTAGTATTTTATAGTTACTCTTTCTGTTGGGCAGTAAGTCGCAAAGTTGAATATTGAAAATtacattctttattttttagtacTAATTGATAATGAAAGAAGGTCAAGCTTgagcaaaacaaaaaaaaaaagcaaatttATGACAATATACTAATTTTAATGAAAAGGTCAAATATTAATACATATTGTTGGTTGGATCAAAACATGAACCCCGAGCTAAGCTATAGGGATAACGTGATAAAAATTCCCTGCAATAAAACAAATGTTCATACACAAATGATAATAGGTCTTCTATTCTACTAAGGTCATccccaaccatttacactaaactcaaacccatttttaAGTATATGttacacaaaaaaatagttttactccaatcatttataccatatttaaaatttacacCAATGTTGGGTATTTGTCTCACAAAAATTTTGCAGTAACACCTAATATGGTTTTATTCCATTGAAAAACCCAAAAATGGGTTTGGATTTGGTGTATGATTAGAGAAATTGTTTacaccaaaaatgagttttagtgtatggttggagatggtctaactcattccactcatatttcatttaaaattattagtaataattttatactccacaGTTCGTCATCAGGAGTCTCATATGAGTTCggtacgaattttaagaaatgtaaaaggaAAATAGGTGAAAAAAGTGCAATGTGTtacctatttttatatacttcattcgtcccctaaaaatagtaACTTTTGATATTGCACgatttttaatgcaaaattggtaaagtaagtgagagatagaaagaaaaatgtgtgAGTGGAAAgcgggtcccacctcattagagagagaaatttccttaaatagaatgtttctattttttggggacggaccaaaaaggaaagactttctatttttaggagatgaggaagtattagttttataatagaatgtgattgaaatgagttaATGGGAAGTTGGGTCTACCTACCATTCATTGTAAAAATAAACCGAGattcctaatggcggacggattAAAGTGATATACCGAGACTacaaatagcaaaaaaaaatgaagtatatacattttttattttattttgatatattaaCTGCTGCAAGCATAGTGAAATTTGCAGAATCATCTTAGATGCATGGGgatatatattaatatcaatataaCGAAATACccatgtaatcaaatgcaaactctaaataatgtacaaattccaaattatgatctggatcgttagaaaatgtcaacagatgacaaaataataacaacaatatctgttgacattttttaacggtccagatcataatttgaaaataatacaaTATTTAGAATTTCCATTTTATTATATCCTATTGGATATTCCAttatattgatattaatatatatcCCCATGCATCTAAGAAGATTCTGCAAATTTCACTATGCTTGCAGCAGTTAATGTTGTGCCAAAACCATAATAAGCAAAATAGTAAACAATGTTAACAAAACCCTAATAAAGTAGAAGCAATGGCACAACAACTTCAATAGAAGTGAACTTTGAGTATAAAAAAAGGTgtaatataaaagaaaataattggaGAGCCAGAAAACTGATGACAAGAACCAATAGAAGACATTTAACTTGAATTGGTAGCCGTTTTTGGAGGGACTCGATGAACATAGAAGCTTGTTTCCCGATTATGTCCAAAACTGAACAGAAATTCAACCCTGAACAAGATATAACTGTGCAAATATATATGTTACTTTTCTGCTAAAAAAGTTAAGCAGCACCCAACATTTTCTGCAAATCCCACAAAACGTAAGAATCATAAACTGCACAATTTGGAAACATCATAAAGATTTGGGGCAAGAAGCAACAGGAAGAAACAAATCTTCAATATATATCTTTGCTTCTTTTATGCCAAAATTGGCATCCTTCACAAGAAGACTCACAATCATTATTTTACTCATTGGGGGTCACAAAAATCAATCATATGAAATGTAAATGATCATTACAAGAAGAGTGGCTTTAAGGCTTCCTGCCAAGCTCTAAATAGTCCAGCACTCCCAAGAGATATTCATTCGAGATTAGCAATGACGGCATCCACAACTTCTTGGGTAGTGCTGGTGCCACCAAGATCCTTTGTCCTGTATCTACCTTCTAATATGACACGCTTCACTGCAATTTCTAGTCGATCAGCAAAGGAAGGAAATTGCAAGTGCCTTAGCATCATGGCTGAAGAAAGAAGCAATGCTACTGGATTTGCCTTCTTTTGCTCTACTAATTTCTCATTTCCTACATTACCCGCAGAAGCACCTTGCTCAAAAATGGCATGATCAGCCCCAACATTCCCTGAAAAGCATCAAAGACGCACGTATTATAAAGGTAATATGGAATAAATACCACACTAGTTCTATTTTATACAGTGTGCATGACTAACGGTAACTATAAGACATGCAGTGCTCACGGACAACCACCATCAACATGTCAAATCAGAAATATTAGTTCTGTAAACACCCTACCCTCCCTACTTATAACGTGTCTCGCATACATATTTTAAGCacaaaataacagaaattcATAATTTTACGGATAAAATTCCTACCTCCAGGCATGACACCAGTTCCACCAGCAATACCAGCAGCTATATTGGAGACCAGGTTCCCATAGAGGTTTGGAGTCACCTACAAATAAGAAAATCAGATTAACAAGCTGCAGCCAATAGACTTAAATGAGAGTGAACTCAGTGAAGGACCGTTAGGATTATGCAaacaaaaagtacaataaaaaggaaaatatatcACGCTGATCGTAAAGCATACATTAGAAGGGTACCGTAGACCCCAGAACCCAGATCTTTTTCTATACAAAGAAACTATGAAATATATGATTGATTTCAAAGATTCCTCCTCCTAAATAAACCTTCCCTCCAACTTAGTTAAATGAAACAGTAAACAAAAGCACAGATTATAGATAACAATAGAAACACCATTCCTGCATGGCTCTCTACAAGAGAGGTTTGGGTGACTAATAAATAATAAGAAAAGAACTAAGGATAAAAACTTCAAAATTACTATGGATGGCCAAGTTTTATTAGTATAGTTTCACTATAGTGTATTAAAATGCTCTTGTAAGCTACACCTTCATGTGCAACTAAGCATCTTAAGTTCAAGTTATATGCTCCAACAGAAAGTATTTCCTTATCTTGCAAGAAAAAAGGACATCTCATCTTTGTAAGTGTTGATATGAAAACATCATGCTTTCAATTTAAACCAGAAAAATATGAAGGCACCATTTATGTGACTCACATAAAGATCAAGTACCATCTGACTCGGTAAAGTGAGATGGTCCAAGTATAAGGAAAAACGTTTAACTTTAGCTCCTTACCATAACATCAAACTGCTCTGGCTTGGAAACGAGTTGCATGGAGCAGTTATCAACAATCATCTCATTGTACTGGATACTAGGGTACTTGCTAGCTATTTCACGACAGGATTCCAAAAATAAACCATCTGCCAGTTTCATGATATTTGCTTTATGCACAGCAGTCACCTTCTTGCGGTTGTTGAGATAGGCATACTCGAAAGCATATTTTGCAATTCGTTCAGAGCAGAACTTTGTTATCACCTGTAATTTGGGATAAATCGGAGTGAGATCTTTTCTGATAATCAGCTTTACCATGCACAGTCAGATGAAGATTTTAAAACAACATATAAAAGTTGCAAATGCACCAAAAAAATGACTACACAATATAATTCAAAGTCATATAATAGGAAGCAAAATGCTGCACAATTTACGATATGAAAAGATAGAGGATACGAATAAAATAGATATTATTGGAATCAGCAATCATATGTAGATTATCAACTCTCAGTAGAACTCAGTACtaaatatacatatttaaaaaGCATACAATATCCAGAAAATAAGCACTATGTGAGCAAATGCATAACTCAGGACCAAATTCCATCGTTTAGGGTATAAACTTCTATTTCTATATCCAGataataaattgcatttttttcaTCTATAGCTTGTCGAATGGCATATGATCGTGAAAGCTAATAGAACATTTGACTCTGTCTTCAACCAAGTACGATTTAAAAAGCTTCTGTTTACTAAAATTAGCAAATTGATTAACCAACATAGAAAAAATCAGCAATACTAAATAGGAGCATTAGCAAGTagcaaagaaaaacaaaaaattctaaaaaacaCCTTCAAGCTTTCAACGACTCCAGGAACAACCTCGTGCTCGAGGCCGGCGTACTCGCCCTCCGTATTCTCCCGAATGACGACAATATCAACGTTCTGGTGGCGAGTGGGAAGCCCCTGGAGGTTAAAGCAGTGCACCAGCGAAGCATAGAGATCGAGATCCTTCCTGAGCAGCAAGTTCAGCGAGCTGACGCCTCCACCCACCGGCGTCATAAGTCCGCCCTTGAGGCagactttattcttcttaatcgACTCAATCAGCTCCGGCGGCACGGTCTTCATATCGCCATGGACATCGTATTTCTCGAAGTAGACAGGCGCGTGCATAGCCTCCATGACCTGCTCGACGGCGCCAGTCACAAGTGGGCCAACGCCGTCCCCGGGTATCAGTGTGACGGGGCGCGGGGTTCCGTCTCCGGGTCGGGGCATGTAGGTCACGCATCGGGTTGTGGTAGTGGTGGATCCGCCGCCGGAGAGGAGCTTTTTGAAAATTGGAAGTGCTCGCCTCAACATGTTGCTATCAAAAAGTGAAACAAGTTTGGGAAGAGATTTAAATCTGGGTATTAGGGCGACTGTTGGAATTGGGGGCGAGGCTGCTACGCTGAAGGTGGCTCTTCAACAGGCTggagaaagaaaaatcagaggGTGAAATCGCGTGGAAAGATACTGGCAAGACGCAAGTATCCTTTTTAgctcttattttactaaatttaattcGTAGCCCCTAGTtaacttatttaatttaatgacaAATTTCTTTTGTTTACACAATTTAGATGGATTTCTATTATACTACTTTTTATGGATAAATTTAAAGAATACGAGTTGAGagaagagcatcagcaatggcgtcCGTCCCGACGAAATTCTGATCGGCGTGCCGAAATTctgcggcggacgtccgccattgtgcatggtatgcacggatacggaattccgccgaggacaccgcagttccgcggcgttacgCGGAATTCCATCGCGACGGGcatgcggacgtccgccattgcgttgactcccacggacgtccgtgcggaattcccgtttattgcattaattttttttaattgtgggaaatccatggggatgtccgccactgtgcagtgggaagtccttatgacgtggcagtgtagttgatacaaacgggaagtccatggcccgggctgacccgaccacgactccccttaagctgcccggaaggcccgtcacaagatcaatgagacaaaagcttcgggaaggcgtttcaaacttcattaggaggggaatggaggaggcagatggaatgcccggtcgggcgaatccacacctccaaaacgcccgaccgggcgtttgtgcgctAAGCATCGTctacagtccagaaagttcgcccgaccgggcgatttcaccatcccagaacgcccgaccgggcgtttgaagaagcagcgccgaatccagaaagttcgcccgaccgggcgatttcactttcccaaaacgcccggccgggcgattcaacttttacagccgtttttccttgtttttttagccttttcttgggtttccaaccctaactataaatatcctttttgtaAGACTTTAGAGGGGGActtttgatgaatgttattatgaagactcctttgagagcatctcccatgtgagatttctatccaaattcctacattgtaggttgcttgttttatgttcatttggctaaatcaagtataggtatgcatttatggttgtgtagtcatgaatgtggagccaatggagtatttgctttgggtgaaagtagcctagggttgcccacatcttcttgtgggaggtcatacgtcctcaaagaggattcctccttctttacactttcttctcaccttcttttctctccatcaaaatccattttgagcctagtttttgtggctagctcaacttATCTTTGTTTATCTTAACTAAAAAGTGAGATCAAACACTactttgggtatttcttgggcacatggaaggattccctcacaaggaaccttatcatttgatatctagagcctaggtgcctaccaagtgtttgattttaaacctctatgaaatttctttttccctgtttttccttatttcttttgttttagtctttgcttgtttattggtcaattgttgtaggattgagctgattttttgtgtgcatgaaccttgatatatgaactattttcctgaaaaatctcagccaaaaattccatcatttgataggtcaaattaaTGTGTGAAGTTGCTGCCCTATTTTGTGCCCTAGTTTGACAGATTTGGGGAAAACGTAAAATCGAGGGTCTCCTCGAAAACCTGCTATATTGGGGATATTTTTTCCTCTTTCTAAACCCTTTAATCTTGTTATCTACCAAGTTTAATCAATTTTGGGGTTGGGTAgccatataaaaaaaatttcctaaAGATCAACCAAGAATTACATAGATTTTCAGCTCAACTAAGTTTGTTTGCTAGCTTCCTTAGGCATTGAACCTTACTTTCACATGCTTGATTGGATTTACTTGCTTGGTTATATTGCCTATGTGTATACCTTGAATGATTTGTCTTAGCACTTGCATTTAGGAAGTTGgatattgagagtgagtgaacctagccctcactatattctaagcctttttccgagtgacattggtgagtgaattgggggtgggattaccaattgggaagtgagttcttactaaaatctccccttcttgtgtgtgtgagtgtggattttactaacccttaggactagatcctagtttatttttatttcttattgtagGTACCATTGTGAATGCCACCTCGTACTAGATCCACCACGATGGGGGATCCGCAACCGGGTGCGAGCACGAGTCTTAGTGTGGCGGGGGATGAGTTGAAAAActtgatggaaaaaattatgACGGATTTGAGGGATCTAAAAGAAGGCCAAACCACAATGCATGTCACTCAAGATGCTATGTTCGGGGATTTGAAGGAACTCAAGGAGAACCAAGCATCCATCCATGAAAACCAAACTTTTCTCCACGACGAGCTCAA
This sequence is a window from Salvia splendens isolate huo1 chromosome 14, SspV2, whole genome shotgun sequence. Protein-coding genes within it:
- the LOC121763415 gene encoding protein ROOT HAIR SPECIFIC 17-like yields the protein MMNKKRHRNNLTGLHIFNNLIIRRRRQRSLHSFLPLLSAACGCLLLLCASLSSLRLPLNTSINGRSLDHELLSSVESNLFYGCSNASSSFQTAEMKTEPNRYLLIETSGGLNQQRTGITDAVVAAYILNATLVVPKLDRDSFWKDSSNFSDIFNVDWFVSYLSKDVKIVQQIPEEAGNVRDARVPRKCDARCYHKRILPLFNKKRAVKLTKFDYRLSNWLDQDLQKLRCRVNYHALRFADPILQMGRKLVDRMRMKSNQFVALHLRYEPDMLAFSGCYYGGGEKEMQELGALRKRWKTLHTKDPERERRQGKCLLTPEEIGLMLRALGFAEDVHLYVASGEIYGGEETLAPLKALFPNFHTKESISSKEELAQFYSYSSRLAALDFFVCDESDVFVANNNGNMAKILAGRRRYFGHKPTIRPNAKRLHELFLNRDKMGWGEFSSRVLDVQVGFMGEPSEAEVGRGSFHENPYSCICRSSEVEGRGGLFVGEVSDEAFSEDDQDLALTEYADDGNAQTNF
- the LOC121765549 gene encoding isocitrate dehydrogenase [NAD] regulatory subunit 1, mitochondrial-like isoform X2 yields the protein MLRRALPIFKKLLSGGGSTTTTTRCVTYMPRPGDGTPRPVTLIPGDGVGPLVTGAVEQVMEAMHAPVYFEKYDVHGDMKTVPPELIESIKKNKVCLKGGLMTPVGGGVSSLNLLLRKDLDLYASLVHCFNLQGLPTRHQNVDIVVIRENTEGEYAGLEHEVITKFCSERIAKYAFEYAYLNNRKKVTAVHKANIMKLADGLFLESCREIASKYPSIQYNEMIVDNCSMQLVSKPEQFDVMVTPNLYGNLVSNIAAGIAGGTGVMPGGNVGADHAIFEQGASAGNVGNEKLVEQKKANPVALLLSSAMMLRHLQFPSFADRLEIAVKRVILEGRYRTKDLGGTSTTQEVVDAVIANLE
- the LOC121765549 gene encoding isocitrate dehydrogenase [NAD] regulatory subunit 1, mitochondrial-like isoform X1; protein product: MLRRALPIFKKLLSGGGSTTTTTRCVTYMPRPGDGTPRPVTLIPGDGVGPLVTGAVEQVMEAMHAPVYFEKYDVHGDMKTVPPELIESIKKNKVCLKGGLMTPVGGGVSSLNLLLRKDLDLYASLVHCFNLQGLPTRHQNVDIVVIRENTEGEYAGLEHEVVPGVVESLKVITKFCSERIAKYAFEYAYLNNRKKVTAVHKANIMKLADGLFLESCREIASKYPSIQYNEMIVDNCSMQLVSKPEQFDVMVTPNLYGNLVSNIAAGIAGGTGVMPGGNVGADHAIFEQGASAGNVGNEKLVEQKKANPVALLLSSAMMLRHLQFPSFADRLEIAVKRVILEGRYRTKDLGGTSTTQEVVDAVIANLE